In Euphorbia lathyris chromosome 9, ddEupLath1.1, whole genome shotgun sequence, the following are encoded in one genomic region:
- the LOC136205201 gene encoding DNA-directed RNA polymerase II subunit 4, whose translation MSGEEEENASELKIGDEFLKAKCLMNCEVSLILEHKYEQLQQMSDDPMHQISQVFEKSQQYVKRFSRYKNPDAVRQVREILSRYQLAEFELCVLGNLCPETVEEAIAMVPSIKAKGRIHDDEAIEKMLNDLSLIKRFE comes from the exons ATGTCaggagaagaggaagaaaacgcCTCCGAGCTCAAAATCGGAGACG AGTTTTTGAAGGCTAAGTGCTTGATGAATTGCGAAGTATCATTAATTCTTGAACACAAATATGAGCAGCTTCAGCAGATGTCCGACGACCCAATGCACCAAATCTCTCA AGTATTTGAGAAGTCCCAGCAGTATGTGAAGCGTTTTAGCCGCTATAAAAACCCTGATGCTGTCAGACAAGTTCGAGA AATTCTAAGCCGATACCAGTTAGCTGAATTTGAG TTATGTGTTCTTGGAAACCTTTGCCCTGAAACTGTGGAAGAAGCTATTGCCATGGTGCCCTCCATCAAG GCGAAAGGGCGGATTCATGATGATGAGGCAATAGAGAAGATGTTGAATGATCTCTCATTGATCAAGAGATTTGAATAG
- the LOC136205613 gene encoding uncharacterized protein — translation MNSLLLLQPLPALSSSLFLQNSGRVPLLFSVKPSNFMQSKPLSIPLLALTESSDSSSSIDSSPQSLLLQISDSFDLPSDYFEKLPSDLRLDLNDAAFDLSNGPVLDECGQELGELLLNLSRAWEKADTSTSHALASQLPMLESMLTNNIKAAFGKRLISAGRRFQSMGQYGQGEMQKVAQAMMTTGKILSASPISTTTDEEPKKQTKVFKFGELQIAVTPEKANIGAVIGIVFGILSWQLAQGIQSTPESSLQYANDNALMLAKSLRVALLAIFYLSTFLSAFTSVGLFLLARQLKSEEK, via the exons ATGAattctcttctcctccttcaACCTCTTCCTGCACTCTCGTCTTCGCTCTTCCTTCAAAATTCAGGCCGTGTCCCTTTGTTATTCTCCGTAAAACCCTCAAATTTTATGCAATCAAAGCCACTCTCTATCCCATTGCTTGCGCTCACTGAATCATCAGACTCTTCCTCATCTATTGACTCCTCCCCTCAATCTCTCCTCCTCCAGATTTCT GATTCTTTTGATCTTCCGTCGgattattttgaaaaattaccCAGCGATCTTCGATTGGAT TTGAATGATGCTGCTTTCGATCTTTCAAATGGACCGGTTCTTGATGAG TGTGGTCAAGAGCTAGGAGAACTCTTGTTAAATCTCTCTCGAGCATGGGAAAAGGCCGACACATCAACTTCCCATGCTTTAGCAAGTCAGCTTCCAATGCTCGAGAGCATGTTAACAAACAATATCAAGGCAG CATTTGGCAAGCGTCTAATATCTGCTGGAAGGAGGTTTCAATCCATGGGACAGTATGGTCAGGGTGAAATGCAGAAG GTTGCACAAGCAATGATGACAACTGGAAAAATTCTATCTGCTAGTCCAATATCAACAACTACTGATGAAGAACCCAAGAAACAAACCAAAGTCTTTAAG TTCGGAGAACTTCAGATAGCAGTAACACCAGAAAAAGCCAATATTGGAGCTGTTATTGGAATTGTTTTCGG AATTCTCTCATGGCAACTTGCTCAAGGCATTCAAAGCACACCAGAGAGCTCATTGCAATACGCAAATGACAATGCATTAATGCTAGCTAAG TCTCTAAGAGTTGCTCTACTTGCGATATTTTACTTGTCAACGTTTTTGTCTGCATTCACCTCAGTCGGACTTTTCTTGCTCGCAAGACAACTCAAGTCGGAGGAGAAGTAA